A stretch of DNA from Cellulomonas sp. WB94:
CTGGTTCAGCCCCGCCATGTTCGCCGCGACGCCGTGTGCGACGAGTGGGGCGTGGGTGATCGAGAGCTGGACCTGGTTGGCGACGATGGGCTGGCGCACGTACCGGCGGAGCAGGTCGATCTGCCCCGGGGTGTGGTTGGACACGCCGAACGCCCGCACCTTGCCGGCGGCGTGCAACGCGTCGAAGGCCTCGGCAACCTCCTCCGGCTCCACCAGGGCGTCCGGGCGATGCAGGAGCAGGATGTCGATGTAGTCGGTCCCGAGCGCGTCGAGCGACCCATCGACTGACTCGAGGATGTGCTGGGCGGAGAAGTCGAAGTACGGGCCTGAGCGAACGATCCCGCACTTGGTCTGAAGGACGATCTCCGCGCGTTGCGCCGGGCTCAACCGCGTCGCCTCAGCGAACCGGCGTTCGCAGCCGTGCTCGGGCGTGCCGTACACGTCGGCGTGGTCGAAGAAGTCGATGCCGTTGTCCAGGGCGGTGCCGACGAGGGTGCGGATCTCCTCGTCGGTCTTGTCCTGGATCCGCATCAGGCCCAGCACGACGTTGGGCACGGTCACGTCGG
This window harbors:
- a CDS encoding aldo/keto reductase, giving the protein MRRVPLSDSDVTVPNVVLGLMRIQDKTDEEIRTLVGTALDNGIDFFDHADVYGTPEHGCERRFAEATRLSPAQRAEIVLQTKCGIVRSGPYFDFSAQHILESVDGSLDALGTDYIDILLLHRPDALVEPEEVAEAFDALHAAGKVRAFGVSNHTPGQIDLLRRYVRQPIVANQVQLSITHAPLVAHGVAANMAGLNQSVDRDNGMLDYCRLHDITIQAWSPLQAGFFTGPFLGSPEYPELNAVIDRLAARYGVPPLAIATAWITRHPARMQVVLGTTTPQRVADAVAGSDLPLTRAEWYELFRAAGYAVP